One part of the Rhea pennata isolate bPtePen1 unplaced genomic scaffold, bPtePen1.pri scaffold_134, whole genome shotgun sequence genome encodes these proteins:
- the ZNHIT1 gene encoding zinc finger HIT domain-containing protein 1, translating into MVEKKVSGRCPEAAQRRVLDRATRQRRLNRQLEALENDNFGDDPQAGLPRPGKRLPHFADTAETGKKKKKTRGDHFKLRFRKNFQALLEEQNLSAAEGPNYVSACAGPSRLPQRHFCAVCGFPSAYTCVCCGARYCSSRCLGTHQDTRCLKWTV; encoded by the exons ATGGTGGAGAAGAAGGTGTCAG GCCGGTGCCCGGAGGCGGCGCAGCGCCGGGTGCTCGACCGGGCGACGCGGCAGCGACGCCTCAACCGGCAGCTCGAAGCCCTGGAGAACGACAACTTCGGCGACGACCCCCAGGCCGGGCTGCCGCGACCCGGCAAGCGGCTGCCCCACTTCGCCGACACCGCCGAGACag ggaagaagaagaagaagacgCGGGGCGACCACTTCAAGCTGCGCTTCCGCAAGAACTTCCAGGCGCTGCTGGAGGAGCag AACCTGAGCGCGGCCGAGGGCCCCAACTACGTGTCGGCCTGCGCCGGCCCCTCGCGCCTGCCCCAGCGTCACTTCTGCGCCGTCTGCGGCTTCCCCTCCGCCTACACCTGCGTCTGCTGCGGCGCCCGCTACTGCTCCAGCCGCTGCCTCGGCACCCACCAGGACACCCG